The Couchioplanes caeruleus sequence GGCTCGCCGTGCCGGAACGCTGGGGCGGCACGGACGCCGGGGCGGCCGACCTCGTCATCGCCGCCGAGGAGCTGGGCCACCACGCGGTGCCCGGACCGGTGGCCGAGACCCTGGCTGCCGTCCCGGCCCTGCTCCTCGCCCTCGGTGACGACCGGCTGTGCGACAAATGGCTGCCCGAGCTGGCCGCCGGGCGGGTGGTCGCCGCGCTCGCCGCGCCGCCCTGGCTGCCGTACGCGACCGACGCGCACGCCGCCGACCTGGTCCTGCTCGCCGGGGACGACGCCGTCCGGCTGGCCCGGACCGGGGCGGCGCACGCCTCGATGGACTACACCCGGCGGCTGTTCGAGGTGTCCCCCGGCGGCGTTCTCGCCACGGGACCCGACGCGGCCGCGGCGGTGGCCCGCGCCCTCGACCTGGGCGTGCTCGCCGCCGCCGCGCAACTGCTGGGCGCCGGGTGCGCGCTGCTCGAGGCCGCCGTGGCGCACGCCCGGACCCGGGTCCAGTTCGGCCGCCCGATCGGCCGGTTCCAGGCGGTCCAGCACAAGCTCGCCGAGGTGGCGGTCGCGCTGGAGTTCGCCCGCCCGCTGCTGCACGCGGCCGCAGTGACGGTCGGCAGCGCGGACACAGCCGCCAGGGACGTCTCGGCGGCGAAGGTGGCCTGCGGCAGCGCCGCGCACCAGGCCGCCCGCGCGGCGCTGCAGGTGCACGGCGCCATCGGCTACACCCGCGAGCACGGGCTGGGCCGGTGGCTGACGAAGGTCCGGGTGCTGACGCTGACATGGGGCACGGCGGCGCAGCACCGGGCGCGGGTGATGGCGGAGCTGACGAGGTGACCATGGACCTGACCGCGGAACGGAAGGCGCTGCGCGACGCCCTGCGCGGCCTGCTGGCCGGATCCTCGACGCGGGCGGCGATCGACACGCCGGCCGGCTACGACACCGGCCTCTGGGCCCGGCTGTGCAAGGAGATCGGCGTCGCCGGCCTGGCCGTGCCCGAGGCGTACGGCGGCGAGGGCGCCACCCTGCGCGAGTCCCTGATCGTGCTCGACGAGCTGGGCCGCACGCTCACGCCGGGCCCCATGCTCGGCTGCGCCGTCCTGGCCACACAGGCACTGCTGCGCTCCGGCGACACGGACGCCTGCGTACGTCTGCTGCCCGGCATCTGCGCCGGCGACGACCTCGCCACCCTCGCGTGGGGCGGGGATCCGGACGACCTGCCCTGCACCGCCACGGCGGCCGGCCGGCTCACCGGCGAGGTGCCCCACGTCCTCGACCTGGCGTCCGCCGACACCCTGCTGGTCCCGGCCCGCGCCGGGACCGGCACGGCACTGTACGAGGTGGACGCGACGGCTCCCGGCGTCGCCCGCCACGCGACGGTCCCGCTGGACCCGACCCGCCGGCTGGGGGTGCTCCGGCTGGATGACGCGCCCGCCCGCCGCCTGGGCGTCGGTCCCTCCCTCGAGGAACTGCGGGATGTGGCCTGCGTGGCGCTGAGCGCCGAACAGGCCGGCGTCGCCTCACAGGCGCTCGCGGCCACCGTCGAGTACGTGCAGGTCCGGGAGCAGTTCGGTCGCCCGATCGGCACCTTCCAGGCCCTGCAACACCGGCTGGCCGAGGCCCACGTCCGGCTGGAGGCCGCCCGCTCGGCGTCCGCGGCCGCCGCCGACGCCCTGGTGTCCGCCGCCGCCGACGCCCCGCTGCTGGCCGCGGTCGCCAAGGTCACCTGCACGGAGTCCCTGCAGGCGATCGCCGCCGAGATGGTCCAGATGCACGGGGGCATCGCCATCACCTGGGAACACGACGCCCATCTGTACGTACGCCGCGCGTACGCCTCGGCCCAGCTCTTCGGCGCACCCGGCCGGCACGTCGGCCGGCTTGCCGAACTCGTGCTGCCGGGTGCGCCGGGGTCCTGACCGCGGTCAGGCCCAGGCCTGGTTCCAGTTGCCGTGGCAGTCCCAGACCTGGATGGTCGCGCCGTTGGTGTAGTTGTATTGCCTCACGTCCAGGCACCGCCCGTCGTAGAGGTTCCTGATCCAGACGTAGCCCCCGCCGAGCGGATGCGGCTGCAGACGCCACAACTGGTTCGCCGCGAAGTGGCATTCGTAGATGTACACGGCGGTGCCGTTGCCCGCCTGGTGGTCGCGTGACTCGTCGAGGCACTTGTTCGTCGAGTTGCGGTCGGACAGCGCGACGAGCGGGTCACCGCCCGAGGTTCCGGCGTCGAGGAGGTCCCACCGCTGGTTGTCGACGTTGCCGGAGGTCCGGTACTCCCACAGATGCACGACGGAGCGGTCCGCGGTTCCCCAGTTCTTGACGTCGAGGACGTGGCTTTCCTGTCCGTTGGGGCCGCGGCTGTGCACGGAGCCGTACACCAGCGTCACGACGTCGGCCGCGGTGCCGGCGGCACGTGCCCGCATGTAGTCGGCGAGGCTGGAGACGTGGGTGACCTTCTCCGCGCTCGGTGCCGCCGCGGCGGGCGTCGCCACGGCGAGGGACGCCACGAGGAGCGCGGCGACGGCGCCCGCGGCCAGCTTGAGTGAGCCCTTGCGATTCACATTGACCAACCCCTCTGTATCGACTCCCGTCAGCCTCGACGCCGGACGGTCGCCGGGACGGAGACTTTCGAGCATCGTCGAAACACATCGTGAGGGCGGTCCGGGAGCGCCGTCTTAGGGCCGGCGGCGGGCGAGAAGCGTGGCGTCCTCCACGTCCATCGTCCTCTCGCCGCGGGTGATCGTCCGCGGGCGCTGCTCGGCCACGAGGACCTTGAAGTCCTCCGGCAGGCCGGGCAGCAGCTCCTCGGCGAGGAACATCGCCTTGTGCTGGGCGGCGCTGAGGTGGGCGAACACCTCGGACGGCGCATGGCCGACGACGAGCAGGTGCCCGCCGGGCGCGACGGCGCCGGCCAGGCGGCGGGTCACCTCCACCATCCGGCCGTCCGGTGGATGCAGGAAGTGGCTGGTGACCAGGTCGAAGGAGCGTCCGCCCGGCTCGAAGGCCCGCGCGTCGATCTGCCACCAGTCGGTGCGGTCGGCCACTCCGGCCTGCTCGGCGTGCCGGGCGGCGCGGGCCAGGCCGTTGGCGGAGAAGTCGGCGCCGGTCACCGTCCAGCCCTGGCGGGCCAGCCAGATCACGTCACCGCCCTCGCCGCAGCCGACGTCGAGCGCGGTGCCCGGGGTGAGCCGGGCGGCCTCGGCGACGAGCTGCGGGTTGGGGTCTCCGCTCCAGACCTTCTCCTCGCCGGAATACCGCTCCTCCCAGCCCTCCGGCTCGAACATGCGAGCCACTTCTTCCTCGGTGGGCTGGTGGCTGTGTTCACTCATCAGGCGGCTTCCTTCCCGTGCTGGGGCGACCTTGTGCCCAATAGCGTCCGCATTGCTGATGAGGATCACAAACTATCTTGCCGTTCTGGCAACAACCGTCAGATCCAGTCGGTGTGACGGGGCCAGGCGAGCAGCGTGTCGCTACCACCGTCCCCGTGCAGCTTTCCCGTACACATTGCCGCCCGTACGCTTCGGCGCGCCGGACATCCCGGCTGTGATCTCAGCCGGCAACCAGGCCTGTGAAACAGCCTGGAGGTGGGCCTTGCGCCTGTCTCGCTTGCGTCATGTGGCTTGCGTCGGTCGTTCCGGCAGAATGGCGGCGATCAGTTCGGTGAGTCGTCGTTCTACGTCGCGCGTGGTACCGGGTGCCACCAGCTCGTGCAGCATGATGCCGTCGAGTTGGTCGAGCAGGAGCTGACACGCTCCTTCCGGCTCGGTCGCGCCGAGCGCAGCCAGCCATTCGGCACCCCACCGGCGGATGGCGGTCGCCGTCTCGGCGAGCTGCCGGCGTAGTGCTGGGCGCAACGCGCCTTCGACGAACAGGGTGTAGCGGGCGATCGTCATGACGCGGTCCGGCCCGGTGGCCCGGCGTACGAACGCCGCCAGGGCTGCCGCTAGTTCCGCCGGTGTCCGCGGCTGCACCAGGTGGGCGATCGCTTCCCAGCCGTGACGCTCGCGTGCGACGAACCGTTCCACGACGGCGGCCAGCAAGGCGTCGCGCGTCCGGAAGTGGTTGGACGTCGATCCGGACGGCACGCCGGCTGCTGCGTCGACCGCCCGGTGGGTGAGCTGTCGGATTCCCTGGCTGCCGAGTACCTGGATCGCGGCGTCGAGAAGGAGATCCTGTCGGGAGGCCACGACAGCGAGACTACACCAGTAGTAAATTAACTACTCCTGTAGTACGGTCGCGGCCATGAGAGGCACAGCAGCGATCATCGGTGGCGGCATCGGCGGACTCGCCACCGCCATCGCGCTCCACCGGTTCGGCTGGCAGGTCACCGTGCACGAGCGGGACGCCTCAATCCCCGGTACGGGTACCGCCTTGGGCATGTGGCCCTCGGCCCTGCGCGCGCTGGACTCCCTGGGTATCGGCAACGACGTCCGCAGCCGGGGCCGGCCCCAGCAAGGCGGGGAGTTCCGGCGGCCCGACGGCTCGACCATCGGCGTCATGGACACCGCCAGGATGCAGCGGCGTACCGGGGACGCGGTGTACCTGCTGTCCCGGCCGGCCCTGCTCGGTCTGCTCCGCCAGGCAGCGGAGCAGACCGACCTGCGTTTCGGGTCCCCGATCAACGATGTCGCCGAACTCGGGGACCAGGACGTCGTCGTTGCCGCCGACGGAGTGTTCAGCACCACCCGGCAACGGCTGTTCGGGGCCAGGTACCAGGCACGGTTCACCGGCAGCACTGCGTGGCGCGGCTACGTCGACAACATGCCGACCGACGCCTTCGTCGAGACCTGGGGAGCGGGGGCCAAGTTCGGCGTCACGCCACAGGAGGGGGGCAGGACGAACTGGTACGCCACCATCAGAGCCACCGAGCGGGACTTCGCCCCGGATGCCGAGTTGGCAAACCTCCGACGGATCTTCGGCATGTGGGCGGCGCCGGTCGGAACCGTTCTCGATGCTCTCGAAGAGGCAGACGTGCTCCGCCATGACGTCTACGTGACGCCGCCGCTGCCCACATTCGTCCACGGCAACGTGGCCCTGATCGGCGACGCCGCCCATGCCATGACACCAGACCTCGGCCGCGGCGCCTGCGAGGCCCTGATCGACGCCGTCGCGCTCGCCGACTGCCTGGCAGCGGCCTCGACGGTCCCGCAGGGCCTGCGGGCCTACGACCGCGCCCGACGGCGGCCGGCGCAGCGGCTGGCCCGGGTGGCCTCGACCGCGGCGCGACTGGTTCACGTCCGGCACGCCGTAGGCCTGCGTGACCTGCTGCTACGCGCAAGCCTGGCCGGCGGACCGCCCGGCTGAGACGTGCTCGGACATTTTGGCTTGTCGTTTAACCTCCGGTTTCAGCACAGTGCCGCCACGGACCAGCCGCTGCGTCATCAGCAGCGACTACAGCGAGTGCCGGCTGGCGCGCCGGGTGCGGGCCGAGACGGGACCAAGCGCGCGTTGTCTGCGGCCAGAACAGTGCGGCTTGCTGGTGCGATCATCGGCTCGTAGCATCGCCCGGTGGTTGACGCCGAGGCCCGGCTCTACAGCGATCCCTCGCTGCCCGCCCTGACTCAGACGTACGAAGAGCTGGCCGCTGAGCTCGGGTCCGATCTGGCGCTGAAGGCGACGACGGGGCACCGCATCGTGGGCGCGGTCCGCGCTCGCCTCGAGGGATCCGTCCTGCTAGAGGTGAGCCAGCCACGGGTGGCCCGGGTGAGCGATGCCCAACGCCGACCGGAGCCACGCCCGAGGAGCCGGTTCAAGAAGGTGCAGGCAGGCTTCGAAGTCCGCCTGGTCCTTCGGTCTGAGGCCCAGGGCCTTGTGGAGCAACTGAACCTCCGGCCGGAGGTAGGGGATGCCTTCTCGGGTCCAGAGAATCTCGTCGGCCGGGAGGCTGATTCGGGCATCGCGCTTGTACGTCCACCTCGTCGAGGTGACGTTCATGAGGATGACATCGTATTCCCAGGGGTCCGCGCCGCTGGCCCGCAGCCATAGATTGCCGCACGTCGCAGGTAGCGGGTCGTCCTGGCCGACGAGGGGGCGAAGGGCGCCATCGTCTGCCGCCCAGACGTCAAGCCGCCCGGACAGGTGCTGGCGCAACGCTGCGACGTCGGAACGCGCGATGCTGGGGTCCAGGTCGTCGTGCCGACGCGGAGAATTCGTGAACGCCTCGATGGCCCACCCGCCGGCGACCCACCAGCGGCCGCACCGCCCGCCACGGATCGAGACATCAGATCCAGTCGGTGTGGCGGGGCCAGGCGAGCAGCGTGTCGACCACCTCGGGCGACTCGTACGGCGACACCGCCGCCGTGCCCGTGTAGCGCCCCCGGTAGAACAGCAGCGGCGCACCGTCGCGGCATTCGCCCAGCGCGGTCACCCGGCCCACCACGATGGCGTGGTCACCGCCGGGGTGTATCGCCTCCACCCGGCATTCCGCCCAGGTCAGCGCGGCCGTCAGGATCGGTGCGCCGGCCGGGGACGGCGCCCAGCCGACGCCCGCGAACTTGTCGGTGCCCCGGGTCCCGAAGACGCGGGAGACCTCGCGGTGTTCGACGGCCAGCACGTTGATGCCGAACACGCCGGTGCCGCGGATGCGCCGCCAGGTGTCCGAGCCGGCCTGGGGGCAGAACAGCACCAGCGGCGGTTCCAGCGACAGCGGGACGAACGCCTGGCAGGAGAAGCCGGCCGGGCCGTCGTCGTCGGCCGTCGTGATGACCACGACGCCCGTGCAGAAGTGCCCGAACGCCCGGCGGAAGCGCCGGGCGTCCACGTCGGTCATCGCGGCGGGGAGAACGGTCACCGGGGCCTCAGTGCCCGCCGCCGAAGAAGCGGTGACCCCAGACGCTGTGCGCGGTGGTCTGCCGCGCCACCCAGGTCCGGTCGTCCACGGTGGCGCCGCCGGTGCCGTACTCGATGTCGAAGCCGCTCGGCGTCCGCACGTAGAACGAGATCATCTGGTCGTTGGCGTGCCGGCCGAGCGTCGAGATCAGCGGTGCACCACGCTTGGCGCAGCGATCCATCGCCAGGCCCACGTCGTCGATGGTCTCGGTCTCGACCATGAGGTGCACGAGGCCGCTCGGCGCCGGAATCGGGGCGAGCGCGACGCTGTGGTGGCGCGGGCCGCAGCCGAGGAAGCGCATCCACAGCGGCTGGTCGCTGGGCGGCAGGCCGACGGTCTCGGGGATGAGCCGCATCGAGTCGCGCAGCCGGAACCCGAGCACCTCGGTGTAGAAGCGCAGGGCCGCCGCGTCGTCGCCGGCCGGCAGCACCACGTGGCCCATGCCCTGCTCGCCGGTGACGAACCTGGTCCCGTAGCGGCTCAGCGCGGGCCGGTTGTCCAGCGCGGCGCCGCAGAAGAACTCCAGGCGGTTGCCGAACGGGTCGTCGGCGCTGACGAGCTGCGCCACGCGGCGGTCGGCGAGCTCGTCGCCGGCGGCCGGTTTGACCGCGGCGCCGGCCTCCTCGAGGATCGCGGTGAGCCTGCCCAGCGCCGCCGGGTCGGCGACCTCCCAGCCGGTGGCGGTCAGCCGGTCCTGCTCGCCGGGCACCACCACGATGCGCGCGGCGAGGTCGTCCATGCGCAGGTAGACGCTGTCCGGGTCCGGACCGCGTCCCTCCACCATGCCGAGCACCCCGACGCCGAACTCCCGCCAGGCGCCCACGTCGGTGGCCTCGACGCGCAGGTATCCGAGGGATCGAATGAGACTCACGGTCTGTCACCTTCCAGGAAGTCGAACGCCAGGCGGTGGAACTCGTCGAACTTCTCCAGGTGCGCCCAGTGCCCGCAGCCGCCGAAGACGTGCAGCCGGGCCCGGCGGATGAGCTTGAGCGCCACCAGGGCGCCGTCCAGGGGGTTGACCCGGTCCTCACGGCCCCACACCAGCAGCACCTCGTGGCGCAGCCGGTGCGCGTCGCGCCAGAGCAGGCCCTGCTCGTAGTGCTCCGGGTCGGTGAACGAGGCGCCCATCGCCCGCATCGCCTGCAGCGCCGCCGGATCGGTGGCCGCCCGGAAGCGTTCCTCGATCAGCTCGTCGGTGATCAGCTTCGGATCGAAGACGAGCGTCCGCAGGAACGCGGCCAGCTTCTCCCGGCTCGGCGCCGCGCCGAACGCGGAGAGCCGCTTCACGCCCTCGGTCGGGTCGGCGGAGAACACGTTGAGGCTCAGCCCGCCCGGTCCCATCAGCAGCAGCCGCCCGGCGCGGCGCGGGTAGCGCAGCGCGAACCGGACCGCCGTGCCGCCGCCCAGCGAGTTGCCGATCAGGTCGACCCGGTCGAGGCCGAGCTCGTCGAGGAGCGCGAGTAGGGCGTCGGCGGAAGCGGTGAAGTACTGCCCGGTGATCGGCACGGCCACCGATCCGCCGTAGCCGGGCTGGTCGACGGCGAGCGTGTCGAAACGCTCCGCGAAGGCGGGCAGGCTGCGCCCGAAGTTGCTCCAGGCCGAGGCGCCGGGCCCGCCGCCGTGCAGGAGCACGACCGGGGCGGCGCCGGACGGGCCGGCGCGGTGGAAGTGCAGGCCCGAGGCGTGCGCGCTGCTGCCGGCGAAGTCGACGGAGGCGCTGCTGGTCGTCATGGCCGCCTCACACCATCGCGTCCGTGATCGGCAGGCCGAACTCGCCGCGGCCGAAGAGCGACAGCGCCCGCTCGGGATCATTGATCGCGTGCACCCGGCCGGCGTGCGCGTCGCGCCAGAACCGCTGGATCGGGGTGCCGGTGGCCAGCGCCCGGCCGCCGGAGTTCTCGAACAGCCGGTCCACCGCGCCGATCGCGAGCTCGGTGCCGCGCACCTGGTCGCGGCGGGTCCGCAGGCGTAGCCGCATCGGCAGCTTCTCGCCGGCCGTGGCCAGCTCCATCAGCTCGCTCAGGTCGGCCTCGAGGGCCAGCCAGGCCGCGTCCAGGTCGGCGGCCGCGATCGCGACGCGGACCTGCGAGTACGGGTCCTCGGCCGCGCGCACCCCGGCGTAGGCGGCGCGCACCCGTTCGCGCAGGTAGTCGACGTGCGCGTCGTACGCCCCGGTAGCCATGCCGATGATCGGAGTGGTGATCGCATAGGAGAAGATCGACGCGTACGGGATGCGGTAGAGCGGCGCGGTGTTCACTTCCTGGCCGGGGCAGGCGCACCGGGCCGTGTCGTTGAAGCTCAGCGACCGGTAGGCGGGCACGAACGCGTCGGTCACGACGATGTCGTTGCTGCCCGTGCCGCGCAGGCCGACGGTGTGCCAGACGTCCTCGATGACGTAGTCGGTGGCGGGCAGCAGGAAGGTGCGGAAGTCGGCCGGGCTGCCGTCGTCGCCGGGCGGGATGATGCCGCCGAGCAGCGCCCAGTCGGCGTGGTCGCACCCGGAGGAGAAGCTCCACCGGCCGTTGACCCGGTAGCCGCCGTCGACCGCGCGAATCGTGCCGGTGGGCGCGTAGGACGAGGACATCCGGGTGCCGGGGTCGTCGCCCCAGACGTCCTGCTGCGCGGGAGCGGGGAAGAGGGCGAGCTGCCAGTTGTGCACCCCGATCACCGAGGCGACCCAGCCGGTGGAGCCGCAGGCGGCGGCCAGCTCGCGGACGCCCCGCAGGAAGGTCAGTGGGTGTGCTTCGTACCCGCCGAACCGGGCCGGCTGCAACAGCCGGAAGAAGCCGGTCTCGGCGAGCGCCTTGACGGTCTCGGCGGACAGCGCCCGGCGGTCCTCGGTCTCCTGGGCCCGCTCTCGCAGGGCCGGCACCAGGTCGTGCACCGCGGTCAGTACCGCCGCGCCGGCGCTTGCCTCCATGGGATCCCTCCAGCGGGTTGGCCGAAGAACTCGACAATCCCTATACTAGAACACGTTCTACCTTGGCGGCCACCATCAGAAGTGGGGAGCGGCTCATGCGCAACGGCGACGGGGCACGAACGATCGACGCCGGCGCGCCGCCGACGCGATTCGCCCGCGGCTGGCACTGCCTCGGGTTGGCCGATTCCTTCCGGGACGGCCGGCCGCACGCCATCGAGGCGTTCGGCACGAAGCTGGTGGTGTTCGCCGACTCCGGCGGCGCGCTGCACGTGCTCGACGGATACTGCCGCCACATGGGCGGCGACCTCACCATGGGCACCATCAAGGGAGACACCGTCGCCTGCCCGTTCCACGACTGGCGCTGGCGCGGCGACGGCCGGTGCGACGCGGTGCCCTACGCCCACCGCGTGCCGATGCGCGCCCGCACCCGCTCGTGGACCACCCTCGAGGAGAACCGCCAGTTGTTCGTCTGGAACGACCCCCGGGGCGCCGCTCCCCCGCCGGAGGTCACCATCCCCCGCATCGAGGGCGCGTTCTCCGACGAGTGGAGCGACTGGACCTGGGACT is a genomic window containing:
- the hsaA gene encoding 3-hydroxy-9,10-secoandrosta-1,3,5(10)-triene-9,17-dione monooxygenase oxygenase subunit, with the translated sequence MEASAGAAVLTAVHDLVPALRERAQETEDRRALSAETVKALAETGFFRLLQPARFGGYEAHPLTFLRGVRELAAACGSTGWVASVIGVHNWQLALFPAPAQQDVWGDDPGTRMSSSYAPTGTIRAVDGGYRVNGRWSFSSGCDHADWALLGGIIPPGDDGSPADFRTFLLPATDYVIEDVWHTVGLRGTGSNDIVVTDAFVPAYRSLSFNDTARCACPGQEVNTAPLYRIPYASIFSYAITTPIIGMATGAYDAHVDYLRERVRAAYAGVRAAEDPYSQVRVAIAAADLDAAWLALEADLSELMELATAGEKLPMRLRLRTRRDQVRGTELAIGAVDRLFENSGGRALATGTPIQRFWRDAHAGRVHAINDPERALSLFGRGEFGLPITDAMV
- the hsaD gene encoding 4,5:9,10-diseco-3-hydroxy-5,9,17-trioxoandrosta-1(10),2-diene-4-oate hydrolase: MTTSSASVDFAGSSAHASGLHFHRAGPSGAAPVVLLHGGGPGASAWSNFGRSLPAFAERFDTLAVDQPGYGGSVAVPITGQYFTASADALLALLDELGLDRVDLIGNSLGGGTAVRFALRYPRRAGRLLLMGPGGLSLNVFSADPTEGVKRLSAFGAAPSREKLAAFLRTLVFDPKLITDELIEERFRAATDPAALQAMRAMGASFTDPEHYEQGLLWRDAHRLRHEVLLVWGREDRVNPLDGALVALKLIRRARLHVFGGCGHWAHLEKFDEFHRLAFDFLEGDRP
- a CDS encoding acyl-CoA dehydrogenase family protein → MTAERKALRDALRGLLAGSSTRAAIDTPAGYDTGLWARLCKEIGVAGLAVPEAYGGEGATLRESLIVLDELGRTLTPGPMLGCAVLATQALLRSGDTDACVRLLPGICAGDDLATLAWGGDPDDLPCTATAAGRLTGEVPHVLDLASADTLLVPARAGTGTALYEVDATAPGVARHATVPLDPTRRLGVLRLDDAPARRLGVGPSLEELRDVACVALSAEQAGVASQALAATVEYVQVREQFGRPIGTFQALQHRLAEAHVRLEAARSASAAAADALVSAAADAPLLAAVAKVTCTESLQAIAAEMVQMHGGIAITWEHDAHLYVRRAYASAQLFGAPGRHVGRLAELVLPGAPGS
- a CDS encoding TetR/AcrR family transcriptional regulator produces the protein MASRQDLLLDAAIQVLGSQGIRQLTHRAVDAAAGVPSGSTSNHFRTRDALLAAVVERFVARERHGWEAIAHLVQPRTPAELAAALAAFVRRATGPDRVMTIARYTLFVEGALRPALRRQLAETATAIRRWGAEWLAALGATEPEGACQLLLDQLDGIMLHELVAPGTTRDVERRLTELIAAILPERPTQAT
- a CDS encoding RICIN domain-containing protein; translation: MNRKGSLKLAAGAVAALLVASLAVATPAAAAPSAEKVTHVSSLADYMRARAAGTAADVVTLVYGSVHSRGPNGQESHVLDVKNWGTADRSVVHLWEYRTSGNVDNQRWDLLDAGTSGGDPLVALSDRNSTNKCLDESRDHQAGNGTAVYIYECHFAANQLWRLQPHPLGGGYVWIRNLYDGRCLDVRQYNYTNGATIQVWDCHGNWNQAWA
- the hsaC gene encoding iron-dependent extradiol dioxygenase HsaC: MSLIRSLGYLRVEATDVGAWREFGVGVLGMVEGRGPDPDSVYLRMDDLAARIVVVPGEQDRLTATGWEVADPAALGRLTAILEEAGAAVKPAAGDELADRRVAQLVSADDPFGNRLEFFCGAALDNRPALSRYGTRFVTGEQGMGHVVLPAGDDAAALRFYTEVLGFRLRDSMRLIPETVGLPPSDQPLWMRFLGCGPRHHSVALAPIPAPSGLVHLMVETETIDDVGLAMDRCAKRGAPLISTLGRHANDQMISFYVRTPSGFDIEYGTGGATVDDRTWVARQTTAHSVWGHRFFGGGH
- a CDS encoding class I SAM-dependent methyltransferase, translating into MSEHSHQPTEEEVARMFEPEGWEERYSGEEKVWSGDPNPQLVAEAARLTPGTALDVGCGEGGDVIWLARQGWTVTGADFSANGLARAARHAEQAGVADRTDWWQIDARAFEPGGRSFDLVTSHFLHPPDGRMVEVTRRLAGAVAPGGHLLVVGHAPSEVFAHLSAAQHKAMFLAEELLPGLPEDFKVLVAEQRPRTITRGERTMDVEDATLLARRRP
- a CDS encoding acyl-CoA dehydrogenase family protein, with amino-acid sequence MRLVPTAEQDRFAAVLHDLLSAADVPAVAERWAQGDAAPGRAVWSRLADAGVAGLAVPERWGGTDAGAADLVIAAEELGHHAVPGPVAETLAAVPALLLALGDDRLCDKWLPELAAGRVVAALAAPPWLPYATDAHAADLVLLAGDDAVRLARTGAAHASMDYTRRLFEVSPGGVLATGPDAAAAVARALDLGVLAAAAQLLGAGCALLEAAVAHARTRVQFGRPIGRFQAVQHKLAEVAVALEFARPLLHAAAVTVGSADTAARDVSAAKVACGSAAHQAARAALQVHGAIGYTREHGLGRWLTKVRVLTLTWGTAAQHRARVMAELTR
- the hsaB gene encoding 3-hydroxy-9,10-secoandrosta-1,3,5(10)-triene-9,17-dione monooxygenase reductase subunit — protein: MTDVDARRFRRAFGHFCTGVVVITTADDDGPAGFSCQAFVPLSLEPPLVLFCPQAGSDTWRRIRGTGVFGINVLAVEHREVSRVFGTRGTDKFAGVGWAPSPAGAPILTAALTWAECRVEAIHPGGDHAIVVGRVTALGECRDGAPLLFYRGRYTGTAAVSPYESPEVVDTLLAWPRHTDWI
- a CDS encoding FAD-dependent oxidoreductase, which translates into the protein MRGTAAIIGGGIGGLATAIALHRFGWQVTVHERDASIPGTGTALGMWPSALRALDSLGIGNDVRSRGRPQQGGEFRRPDGSTIGVMDTARMQRRTGDAVYLLSRPALLGLLRQAAEQTDLRFGSPINDVAELGDQDVVVAADGVFSTTRQRLFGARYQARFTGSTAWRGYVDNMPTDAFVETWGAGAKFGVTPQEGGRTNWYATIRATERDFAPDAELANLRRIFGMWAAPVGTVLDALEEADVLRHDVYVTPPLPTFVHGNVALIGDAAHAMTPDLGRGACEALIDAVALADCLAAASTVPQGLRAYDRARRRPAQRLARVASTAARLVHVRHAVGLRDLLLRASLAGGPPG